A region of Lacinutrix sp. Hel_I_90 DNA encodes the following proteins:
- a CDS encoding DUF1573 domain-containing protein, giving the protein MKNLLAVLFIGLMSFSVSAQDKVAKIEFKETTIDYGTIEKGANGVRTFEFTNTGDAPLIVSKVSSSCGCTVPKKPEDPIMPGMTGEIEVKYDTNRVMPIRKTITVLSNAETPTVALKIKGEVIDPSKTSVLEKKGKSVMEQ; this is encoded by the coding sequence ATGAAAAATTTACTAGCAGTATTATTTATCGGATTAATGAGCTTTTCAGTTAGTGCTCAAGATAAGGTAGCAAAAATTGAATTTAAAGAAACAACAATAGATTACGGAACCATTGAAAAAGGAGCGAATGGTGTTCGAACTTTTGAATTTACGAATACGGGTGATGCCCCTTTAATCGTTTCTAAAGTAAGTTCTAGTTGTGGTTGTACCGTACCAAAAAAACCAGAAGATCCTATCATGCCGGGAATGACTGGTGAAATTGAAGTAAAATACGACACCAACCGTGTGATGCCTATTAGAAAAACAATTACTGTTTTATCTAATGCAGAAACGCCAACTGTTGCCTTAAAAATTAAAGGTGAGGTTATTGATCCTTCCAAAACAAGTGTTTTAGAGAAAAAAGGAAAAAGTGTAATGGAGCAATAA
- a CDS encoding pepsin/retropepsin-like aspartic protease family protein, with protein MKCNRWLCFLCGLFCLSFSCYGQATYRVDNKKGVTKIDFELISNVVIIPVEVNGVKLSFLLDTGVRTPIVFNFINSVDSLKILNGETINLKGLGNDGKVQALKSSHNTFKIGEALNVDQDFYVIFDKSANFAPKLGIPVHGIIGYDFFKDLVVEINYSSKQIKAYNPEAYKSKNCRKCEAFSLQFYNGKPYIDLITTIKSKEIPVKLLIDSGSSDALWLFKDDSLGLTVDNNYFEDFLGYGLSGDVHGKRSKIDELRLKSFSLKEPKVAFPDDVYIAILRKITGRNGSLGGEVLKRFNLVFNYRKAKIILKKNKYFRDRFSYNKSGIELENDGIRLVTEIEREAQDIDIENKTVNVRAIYVPKNVVVAKNTYSIGQIRPDSPAERVGLKKGDRLFKINGKEASNYTLQQLMGRFFDEEGTKLRLEVERIGIKIPVVLTLESPIK; from the coding sequence ATGAAATGTAATCGTTGGCTTTGCTTTTTATGCGGTTTGTTCTGTTTGAGTTTTTCTTGTTACGGACAAGCAACATATCGTGTAGACAATAAAAAAGGCGTTACAAAAATTGATTTCGAATTAATAAGTAATGTGGTCATTATCCCCGTAGAAGTCAATGGTGTGAAATTATCTTTTTTATTAGATACCGGAGTTAGAACGCCAATTGTATTTAATTTTATAAACTCAGTAGATTCCCTTAAAATCTTAAATGGCGAAACGATTAACTTAAAAGGGTTAGGTAATGATGGAAAAGTGCAAGCTTTAAAGTCTTCACATAATACCTTTAAAATTGGAGAAGCACTAAACGTAGATCAGGATTTTTATGTGATTTTTGATAAATCTGCAAATTTTGCACCAAAACTAGGCATTCCCGTTCATGGCATCATTGGATACGATTTTTTTAAAGATTTGGTCGTTGAGATTAACTATTCCAGCAAACAGATAAAAGCCTACAATCCTGAAGCTTATAAAAGCAAAAACTGTAGAAAGTGTGAAGCCTTTAGTTTGCAGTTTTACAATGGTAAGCCCTATATAGACTTAATTACAACAATTAAATCAAAAGAAATTCCCGTAAAATTATTAATAGACTCTGGTAGTAGTGATGCGCTTTGGCTTTTTAAAGATGACAGCTTAGGTTTGACTGTGGATAATAATTATTTTGAAGATTTTCTAGGCTATGGATTAAGTGGCGATGTACATGGTAAACGTTCAAAAATTGATGAATTAAGACTAAAATCATTTTCTTTGAAAGAACCTAAGGTCGCTTTTCCTGATGATGTTTATATTGCTATTCTTAGAAAGATTACAGGGCGTAATGGTAGTCTTGGTGGTGAGGTTCTAAAACGATTCAATCTTGTTTTTAATTATCGAAAAGCCAAAATAATACTCAAAAAGAACAAGTATTTTCGAGACCGATTTAGTTATAATAAAAGTGGGATAGAATTAGAAAATGACGGAATTAGGTTAGTCACAGAAATAGAAAGAGAAGCTCAAGACATTGATATAGAAAATAAAACGGTTAATGTTAGGGCTATTTATGTGCCAAAAAACGTTGTAGTTGCGAAAAACACCTATAGCATTGGGCAAATTAGACCCGATTCTCCCGCAGAACGCGTGGGCTTGAAGAAAGGAGATAGGCTTTTTAAAATCAATGGGAAAGAGGCATCCAATTATACATTACAGCAACTCATGGGACGATTTTTTGATGAAGAAGGTACCAAATTAAGGTTGGAAGTAGAACGGATAGGTATAAAAATACCTGTAGTTCTAACCTTAGAATCACCTATAAAATAA
- a CDS encoding pyridoxal phosphate-dependent aminotransferase, protein MPSISNKGQAMPQSPIRKLMPYAEKAYTQGKTVYHLNIGQPDIKTPQIALDAVKIHSLEILSYTRSEGSEDYRRKIANYYIKKDIHVKHDDIIVTTGGSEALLFTFGSVMDVGDEVIIPEPFYANYNGFSTASGINVVPVISKIEDNFALPPIEEFEKLITPKTKAILICNPGNPTGYLYSKEEIQKLADIVRKHDLFLISDEVYREFAYDGAVHYSILQEEGLDEHAIIIDSVSKRYSMCGARIGCMVSRNKEVIQTALKFAQARLSPPTLAQIASEAALDTPQSYFDDVIEEYEERRNTLIRELKKIEGLKVGNPKGAFYCIAELPIKNSDAFAQWLLEEFHIDGETVMVAPAAGFYSTPGVGLNQIRLAYVLNKKSLIKAVHILKEALKVYKD, encoded by the coding sequence ATGCCATCTATTTCAAATAAAGGCCAAGCAATGCCACAATCGCCAATAAGAAAATTAATGCCATATGCGGAAAAAGCCTATACTCAAGGAAAAACCGTTTATCATTTAAATATTGGTCAGCCAGATATAAAAACACCTCAAATAGCTCTAGACGCAGTAAAAATTCACTCCCTAGAAATATTATCGTATACACGCTCTGAAGGGTCCGAAGACTATAGACGAAAAATTGCTAATTATTATATTAAAAAAGACATCCATGTTAAGCATGATGATATCATAGTTACTACAGGTGGAAGCGAAGCCTTATTATTTACTTTTGGTAGTGTAATGGATGTTGGTGATGAAGTTATTATTCCTGAACCTTTTTATGCAAATTACAATGGGTTTTCGACTGCTTCAGGTATTAATGTAGTTCCCGTAATTTCTAAAATTGAAGATAATTTTGCATTACCTCCTATAGAAGAATTCGAAAAATTAATCACACCAAAGACTAAGGCTATTTTAATTTGTAATCCTGGTAATCCAACAGGCTATTTATATTCAAAAGAAGAAATACAAAAGCTTGCTGATATTGTAAGAAAACACGATTTATTTTTAATTTCTGATGAAGTATATCGAGAATTTGCATACGACGGTGCAGTACACTACTCTATTTTACAAGAAGAAGGCTTAGATGAGCATGCAATAATTATCGATTCGGTTTCTAAGCGTTATAGTATGTGTGGCGCAAGAATTGGCTGTATGGTGTCAAGAAATAAAGAAGTCATACAAACAGCACTAAAGTTTGCACAGGCGAGACTGAGTCCACCAACATTAGCTCAAATTGCGAGTGAAGCTGCACTAGACACCCCGCAAAGTTATTTTGATGATGTTATTGAAGAATATGAAGAAAGAAGAAACACCTTAATTAGAGAACTCAAGAAGATTGAAGGCTTAAAAGTAGGGAACCCAAAAGGGGCGTTTTATTGTATTGCAGAGTTACCAATAAAAAACAGCGATGCTTTTGCGCAATGGCTTTTAGAAGAGTTTCATATTGATGGAGAAACCGTTATGGTTGCTCCAGCAGCTGGCTTTTACTCAACACCAGGCGTGGGTTTAAACCAAATTCGTCTTGCTTATGTGCTTAATAAAAAAAGTCTCATAAAAGCAGTACATATTTTAAAAGAAGCCCTTAAAGTTTATAAAGATTAG
- the murB gene encoding UDP-N-acetylmuramate dehydrogenase, with protein sequence MHIQYNISLKEYNTFGIDVMASHFVSVDSVSDLISVIKQKDFPNKLILGGGSNVLLTKNVDALVVHINLKGKTIVSQEDNLVLIKAEAGENWHDFVLWCLDHDYGGLENMSLIPGNVGTAPIQNIGAYGVELKDHFISCEALNVDTLELESFNKTTCNFGYRNSIFKQEAKGKYIITSVVFQLTKNTHYLRTNYGAIQSQLELMKVKEPTIQDISKAVIAIRESKLPNPKEIGNSGSFFKNPVISTEAFKALQQNFPEAPSYRVSEHEVKVPAGWLIEKAGFKGKTFGNYGVHKNQALVLVNYGGAEGKDLLALSKLIQNTIYRIFNISIEAEVNIL encoded by the coding sequence GTGCACATTCAATACAACATATCTTTAAAAGAATACAATACTTTTGGTATTGATGTTATGGCGAGCCATTTTGTGTCTGTGGATTCAGTTTCCGATTTAATCTCAGTAATTAAACAAAAAGACTTTCCTAATAAATTAATACTTGGTGGTGGCAGCAATGTCTTATTAACTAAAAATGTTGATGCTCTTGTTGTACATATAAATTTAAAAGGAAAAACTATTGTCTCGCAAGAGGATAACCTTGTCTTAATTAAGGCTGAAGCTGGAGAAAACTGGCATGACTTTGTTTTATGGTGTTTGGATCATGATTATGGCGGACTCGAAAACATGTCACTAATCCCTGGTAATGTTGGCACGGCTCCTATTCAAAATATTGGGGCTTATGGTGTCGAGTTAAAAGACCATTTTATAAGTTGTGAAGCATTAAATGTTGATACATTAGAACTAGAATCCTTTAACAAAACAACCTGCAATTTTGGCTATCGCAATTCGATTTTTAAGCAAGAAGCAAAAGGAAAGTATATTATTACGAGTGTGGTTTTTCAATTAACAAAAAACACGCATTATTTACGCACAAATTATGGTGCAATACAATCGCAACTGGAACTTATGAAGGTTAAAGAGCCAACCATTCAAGATATTTCAAAAGCGGTGATTGCCATTCGGGAAAGCAAATTACCCAACCCAAAAGAGATTGGAAATAGTGGCAGTTTTTTTAAAAACCCAGTAATTTCTACTGAAGCTTTTAAAGCACTACAACAAAATTTTCCTGAAGCTCCCAGTTATCGTGTTTCGGAGCATGAAGTAAAAGTCCCTGCTGGGTGGCTAATTGAAAAAGCTGGTTTTAAAGGTAAGACCTTTGGTAATTATGGCGTACACAAAAACCAGGCATTGGTTTTAGTTAACTATGGTGGCGCAGAAGGCAAAGACCTATTAGCACTTTCAAAATTGATACAAAATACAATTTATCGTATCTTTAATATTTCTATTGAAGCCGAAGTAAATATTTTATAA
- a CDS encoding RNA polymerase sigma factor translates to MSLSLEEEIVVLLKSGDKKAIALLYENYSGALLGVIKKVISDDDTAQDVLQEGFVKVWKKSKSYDSSKAKLFTWLYRIFYNSAIDKVRSLNNKTQKEIQIEDSNVYKLTTNSLNQDTLDIKKHLCSLDLKYQIVINALFFEGMTQQEASEELDIPLGTVKSRLKIGLRELKKIYNP, encoded by the coding sequence TTGAGCCTCTCTTTAGAAGAAGAAATAGTAGTTTTATTAAAAAGTGGTGACAAAAAAGCCATTGCCTTGTTGTACGAGAACTATTCTGGTGCACTTTTAGGGGTTATAAAAAAAGTGATTAGTGATGATGATACCGCACAGGACGTTTTGCAGGAAGGCTTTGTAAAAGTTTGGAAAAAAAGTAAAAGCTATGATTCCTCTAAAGCAAAATTGTTTACCTGGTTGTACCGTATTTTTTATAATTCGGCAATCGATAAAGTACGTTCTTTAAACAATAAAACACAAAAGGAAATCCAAATTGAAGATTCAAACGTATATAAACTGACAACCAATAGTTTAAATCAAGATACCTTAGACATAAAAAAACACCTTTGTAGTCTCGATTTAAAATATCAAATAGTTATAAACGCACTCTTTTTTGAAGGCATGACGCAACAGGAAGCGAGTGAAGAATTGGACATTCCTTTAGGAACGGTAAAATCAAGATTAAAAATAGGTTTAAGAGAATTGAAAAAAATTTACAACCCCTAA
- a CDS encoding anti-sigma factor, translated as MIVDSNTFLESGLLEKYLIGQTSPQETLEVEQYISKYPEVDAAYRTLQNNLELAAFANAEEAPVHLLGNILNTLDDKPVMAMNTKPSKPWFGYGIAASVIALLFASTSFYLYTQNNALLDENQTIVDELYDLRSDIAGNNLKLDALAEQFAQLNNPETEKYILKGNRRAKNLKTVAYINPKEKTSMIDVVSLPLLPDDQVYQIWADLQGKMVNLGILSERDRRLQQIPYTEDALGLSITIERKGRLPSTSKETPVAEIELNLKE; from the coding sequence ATGATTGTTGATAGTAATACATTTTTAGAATCGGGTTTATTAGAAAAATATTTAATAGGCCAAACGAGTCCTCAAGAAACACTTGAGGTTGAACAGTATATTTCTAAATATCCAGAAGTTGATGCGGCTTACCGAACACTTCAAAATAATTTAGAATTAGCTGCCTTTGCAAATGCAGAAGAGGCACCAGTACATCTTTTAGGAAACATTCTCAATACTTTGGATGACAAACCTGTTATGGCCATGAACACCAAACCATCTAAACCTTGGTTTGGTTATGGCATAGCCGCGAGCGTAATCGCTTTATTATTTGCAAGCACCTCATTTTATCTTTATACTCAAAATAACGCTTTATTAGACGAAAATCAAACGATAGTCGATGAGCTTTATGATTTGAGAAGCGATATTGCTGGTAACAACCTGAAACTTGACGCTTTAGCTGAGCAGTTTGCACAGCTTAATAATCCAGAAACTGAAAAGTATATTCTAAAAGGTAACCGTCGTGCTAAAAACTTAAAGACGGTCGCTTATATTAATCCAAAAGAAAAAACATCAATGATTGATGTGGTGTCTTTACCGCTTTTACCAGATGATCAAGTGTACCAAATCTGGGCAGATTTACAAGGCAAAATGGTTAATCTTGGGATTTTAAGCGAAAGAGACAGACGCTTACAGCAAATTCCATACACTGAAGATGCTTTAGGATTAAGTATTACTATAGAACGAAAAGGAAGACTACCTTCTACCTCTAAAGAAACGCCTGTAGCAGAAATTGAATTAAACTTAAAGGAATAA
- a CDS encoding glycosyltransferase: MLLLEILFYSFAVVVCIQVVYYGIIFGSFASSKPTATTKKNIPISIIICAKNEAQNIKKYLPSILNQEYPNFEVVLINDASQDGTLAVFKAFAKDHKNIKIVNVKNVETFWAKKKYALTLGIKAATHDHLLFTDADCEPVSNQWVCEMASHFSNENTVVLGYGGYHKIKNSFLNKLIRYETVLTAIQYFSFAKIGIPFMGVGRNLAYNRDEFFKANGFISHIDVRSGDDDLFINEVATGANTTVCFTKESFTSSEPKLNFKNWFRQKRRHVSTSNRYKFSHKVLLALFYVSQVLFWLVAMILLMTLFNWPFVILLIVFRFTIQFLVMASSAKKLNEIDLIFLLPVLELFLIGFQLTIFIANLMSKPNYWK, encoded by the coding sequence ATGCTTTTACTTGAAATTCTGTTCTATAGCTTTGCTGTTGTGGTTTGCATTCAAGTGGTTTATTACGGTATTATCTTCGGAAGTTTTGCTTCCAGCAAACCAACGGCAACAACAAAAAAAAACATCCCCATTTCAATTATAATTTGTGCGAAAAATGAAGCGCAGAATATAAAAAAATACCTGCCCTCCATTTTAAACCAAGAGTATCCAAACTTTGAAGTGGTCTTAATTAATGATGCTTCTCAGGACGGTACTTTAGCTGTTTTCAAAGCGTTTGCAAAAGACCATAAAAACATTAAAATTGTTAATGTAAAAAATGTTGAAACCTTTTGGGCGAAAAAAAAATACGCCTTAACTTTAGGTATTAAAGCAGCAACACATGATCATTTGCTATTTACAGACGCAGACTGTGAGCCAGTTTCAAACCAATGGGTTTGCGAAATGGCCTCTCATTTTTCAAATGAAAACACAGTAGTTCTAGGTTATGGTGGCTATCATAAAATTAAAAACTCTTTTTTAAATAAACTTATTCGCTACGAAACTGTTTTGACGGCGATTCAGTATTTTTCATTTGCAAAAATCGGCATCCCTTTTATGGGGGTTGGTCGTAATTTGGCCTACAATCGCGACGAGTTCTTTAAAGCTAATGGTTTTATAAGCCATATAGATGTGCGTTCTGGAGATGATGATCTATTTATTAATGAAGTCGCAACTGGTGCTAATACCACGGTCTGTTTTACCAAAGAAAGTTTCACCAGTTCAGAACCTAAACTGAACTTTAAAAATTGGTTTAGACAAAAGCGCAGACACGTCTCAACCTCTAATCGCTACAAATTTTCTCATAAAGTTTTATTAGCCTTATTTTATGTTTCACAAGTACTGTTTTGGCTAGTCGCTATGATACTATTAATGACTCTTTTTAACTGGCCATTTGTTATATTGCTAATTGTTTTTAGATTTACCATCCAGTTTTTGGTCATGGCCTCTTCAGCAAAAAAACTAAATGAAATAGATCTTATATTTTTACTTCCGGTTTTAGAACTCTTTTTAATTGGCTTCCAATTAACTATATTTATAGCAAATCTCATGTCAAAACCTAACTATTGGAAATAG
- a CDS encoding RNA polymerase sigma factor: protein MEIEEAIAKAKKNDQKAFNFLLDNFWDYVYGFQLKRIENENDAEDITIQTFSKAFDKMDKYDDKYAFKTWLITISKNIHIDLLRKEKSSISSKIIKHEDDKVYQVVDESPSPEDKLIKEQNLAKLLRDIKKLKPHYQQVINLRYFQELSYAEISIELGEPMNNVKVKLLRAKKLLAEIIKR from the coding sequence TTGGAAATAGAAGAAGCCATTGCAAAAGCAAAGAAAAACGATCAAAAAGCGTTTAATTTTTTGTTGGATAATTTTTGGGATTACGTGTATGGCTTTCAACTTAAACGGATTGAGAACGAAAATGATGCCGAAGACATTACCATTCAAACCTTCTCTAAAGCCTTTGATAAAATGGATAAATATGATGATAAGTATGCCTTTAAAACGTGGTTGATTACTATCTCTAAAAACATCCATATCGATCTCCTTCGAAAAGAAAAAAGCTCCATCAGCTCAAAAATAATAAAACATGAAGACGATAAAGTTTATCAAGTTGTGGACGAATCACCTTCACCAGAAGACAAACTTATAAAAGAGCAAAATTTAGCGAAATTGTTACGCGACATTAAAAAGCTAAAACCGCATTATCAGCAGGTCATTAATTTGCGTTATTTTCAAGAATTGAGCTATGCAGAAATTAGTATAGAACTTGGTGAACCCATGAATAATGTAAAAGTTAAATTACTACGTGCTAAAAAACTATTGGCAGAGATTATTAAACGATAA
- a CDS encoding Nramp family divalent metal transporter: MISIKKLGPGLLFAGAAIGVSHLVQSTRAGADFGLGLLWALLLVNLFKYPFFQFGPRYASATGESLLDGYNKLGKGVLVAYFLLTFATMFTIQTAVTIVTAGLASTLFGDFISIQSWTIIILTVCLAILFFGKYKALDRLIKIIVITLTISTLVAVSMALFDFEKALNFTQRLPENGLEIGFLIAFMGWMPAPLDISVWHSLWAIEKKNNEKEYTPKSALLDFNIGFIGTIILGIGFLVLGYLVMYESGETFSSNAGVFSNQLIQMYTRSLGHWAYVIIGIAAFTTMFSTTLTTLDASPRAMHRTLELLSHKPFKKGYLFWILLLAFGTIFIFFYFASEMGTLIEIATILSFLTAPFYAIINYALISGKHTPKAWRPSKSLHVLSILGIVFLIGFSLWYLMLI, encoded by the coding sequence ATGATTTCAATTAAAAAACTAGGCCCTGGGCTTTTATTCGCTGGTGCTGCTATTGGTGTTTCTCACTTAGTACAATCCACCCGTGCTGGTGCCGATTTTGGTTTAGGTTTACTTTGGGCATTGTTACTCGTAAATCTATTTAAATATCCTTTTTTTCAATTTGGGCCACGGTATGCCTCAGCCACGGGAGAAAGTTTGTTAGACGGCTATAACAAACTGGGTAAAGGGGTTTTAGTCGCCTACTTCTTACTCACTTTCGCGACAATGTTTACTATTCAAACCGCAGTAACAATCGTTACAGCTGGATTAGCTTCAACCTTATTTGGTGATTTTATTTCTATTCAATCATGGACCATTATCATCTTAACAGTCTGTTTGGCTATTTTATTTTTTGGCAAATACAAAGCATTAGACCGACTTATTAAAATTATCGTCATTACATTAACGATTAGCACTCTAGTAGCTGTTAGTATGGCGTTATTTGATTTTGAAAAAGCATTAAATTTCACTCAAAGACTACCCGAAAATGGTTTAGAAATTGGTTTCTTGATTGCCTTTATGGGTTGGATGCCTGCACCATTAGACATCTCAGTTTGGCATTCACTTTGGGCAATTGAAAAGAAAAATAACGAAAAAGAGTACACACCAAAATCAGCTTTACTCGATTTTAATATTGGCTTTATTGGAACCATTATATTAGGTATTGGTTTTTTAGTATTAGGATACCTCGTTATGTATGAGAGTGGTGAAACTTTTAGCAGTAATGCTGGTGTGTTTTCAAATCAACTCATTCAAATGTATACGCGTAGTTTGGGGCATTGGGCTTATGTAATAATAGGGATTGCAGCTTTCACTACAATGTTTAGTACTACGCTAACAACACTGGATGCCTCACCCAGAGCAATGCATAGAACCTTAGAATTACTAAGTCACAAGCCTTTCAAAAAAGGCTATCTCTTTTGGATTTTATTATTAGCGTTTGGCACTATTTTTATCTTTTTTTATTTTGCTTCAGAAATGGGAACATTAATAGAGATTGCTACCATACTCTCCTTTTTGACGGCTCCTTTTTATGCGATTATCAATTATGCTCTCATTAGCGGAAAACACACACCAAAAGCCTGGCGTCCTTCAAAATCACTACATGTATTAAGTATTCTGGGCATTGTATTTTTGATTGGTTTTAGCCTGTGGTATTTAATGCTAATTTAA
- the lipA gene encoding lipoyl synthase — translation MNNETASVILPAQRQPKPKWLRVKLPTGKKYTELRGLVDKYKLNTICASGSCPNMGECWGEGTATFMILGNVCTRSCGFCGVKTGRPETIDWDEPEKVARSIKIMQIKHAVLTSVDRDDIKDMGSIMWAETVKAVRRMNPETTLETLIPDFQGIEKHIDRIITVAPEVVSHNIETVKRLTREVRIQAKYERSLGVLKYLKQQGQRRTKSGIMLGLGETREEVIQTLHDLRENDVDVVTIGQYLQPSKKHLPVKQFILPDQFKEYETIGLELGFRHVESSALVRSSYKAQKHIN, via the coding sequence ATGAATAATGAAACTGCATCAGTAATCTTACCAGCCCAAAGACAACCTAAACCAAAATGGTTACGTGTAAAACTACCTACAGGTAAGAAATACACAGAACTTCGTGGATTAGTAGATAAGTATAAATTAAATACGATTTGTGCTTCTGGAAGTTGTCCAAACATGGGTGAATGTTGGGGAGAAGGCACTGCTACTTTCATGATACTAGGTAATGTATGTACGCGTTCATGTGGTTTTTGTGGTGTTAAAACAGGAAGACCAGAAACTATTGATTGGGATGAACCAGAAAAAGTAGCCCGTTCTATAAAAATCATGCAAATTAAGCATGCTGTTTTAACCAGTGTCGATCGTGATGACATCAAAGACATGGGAAGCATTATGTGGGCAGAAACGGTAAAAGCGGTACGCCGTATGAATCCTGAGACCACGTTAGAAACACTTATTCCAGATTTTCAAGGCATAGAAAAACATATCGACCGTATTATTACTGTCGCTCCAGAAGTGGTATCTCACAATATTGAAACCGTTAAACGTTTAACCCGTGAGGTTAGAATTCAGGCAAAATATGAGCGTAGTTTAGGGGTTTTAAAATACTTAAAACAACAAGGGCAACGCAGAACAAAATCTGGTATTATGCTCGGTTTAGGCGAAACACGTGAAGAAGTTATACAAACACTTCATGATTTACGTGAAAATGATGTAGATGTTGTGACTATTGGTCAATACCTTCAGCCAAGTAAAAAACACTTACCTGTAAAACAATTTATACTGCCAGACCAATTTAAAGAATATGAAACTATTGGTCTAGAGCTTGGTTTCCGTCATGTAGAAAGTAGCGCTTTAGTGCGTTCATCTTACAAAGCTCAAAAACATATAAACTAA
- the gap gene encoding type I glyceraldehyde-3-phosphate dehydrogenase, producing MITVAINGFGRIGRRVFRLIQDHKNIEIVAINDLADARTLSHLLKYDSIHGVFKTEISHDSKHIIIGNKKVVLLNEKHPEQINWKPFAPDFVIEATGKFKTAETLEHHIKNGAKRVILSVPPEDDSIKTIVLGINENSLDGTETIISSASCTTNNAAPMIAIINELCGINQAYITTVHSYTTDQSLHDQPHRDLRRARAAGQSIVPTTTGAAKALTKIFPDLEDVIGGCGIRVPVPNGSLTDITLSVKKTVSIETINAAFKTASQGRYKGILEYTEDPIVSIDIVGNTHSCIFDSQMTSVIGNMIKIIGWYDNETGYSSRLVDLIINLSQKTIPLSGK from the coding sequence ATGATTACTGTTGCTATCAACGGTTTTGGCCGTATTGGACGACGTGTTTTTCGACTCATTCAAGACCATAAAAACATAGAAATTGTCGCTATTAATGACTTGGCTGATGCCAGAACACTAAGTCATCTATTAAAATATGATAGTATTCATGGTGTTTTTAAAACTGAAATTTCTCACGACAGCAAGCACATTATAATTGGTAACAAAAAGGTTGTTCTTTTAAATGAAAAACATCCAGAACAGATTAACTGGAAACCCTTTGCTCCAGACTTTGTGATTGAAGCCACTGGAAAATTTAAAACAGCTGAAACTTTAGAACATCACATTAAAAATGGTGCAAAACGAGTTATTTTAAGTGTTCCTCCAGAAGATGATAGTATCAAAACTATCGTTTTAGGCATTAACGAAAATAGTTTAGACGGTACCGAAACCATCATTTCTAGTGCCTCATGTACTACAAATAATGCAGCACCCATGATTGCTATAATTAATGAACTATGCGGCATTAACCAAGCCTATATCACCACTGTTCACTCCTATACAACAGACCAAAGTTTACATGATCAGCCGCATCGCGATTTACGTCGGGCGCGTGCAGCAGGACAATCTATTGTACCAACAACCACCGGTGCCGCAAAAGCACTAACAAAAATTTTTCCGGATTTAGAAGATGTTATTGGTGGCTGCGGTATTCGTGTACCCGTACCCAATGGCTCACTAACAGATATTACCCTTAGTGTAAAAAAGACAGTTTCTATTGAAACTATTAATGCTGCTTTTAAAACAGCTTCCCAAGGCAGGTATAAAGGGATTTTAGAATATACAGAAGATCCTATTGTTTCTATAGACATAGTAGGCAATACGCACTCCTGTATTTTTGATTCGCAAATGACCTCTGTAATTGGTAACATGATAAAAATAATTGGCTGGTATGATAATGAGACAGGCTACTCTAGTCGCCTAGTTGACCTAATCATCAATTTATCGCAAAAAACTATACCTTTGTCTGGTAAATAA